A region from the Aegilops tauschii subsp. strangulata cultivar AL8/78 chromosome 5, Aet v6.0, whole genome shotgun sequence genome encodes:
- the LOC141022630 gene encoding uncharacterized protein — translation MLAKCSAKGELLQPHRVNLDLSDYTNLSIGELVSGYISQVHKSRDAEVAMVNQIQQKSEAAGKKLEADLADVKSRLKMQEMETRKTNAKFVSSIAAQEKLKMEFDAERKAWAEEKAALVNRAEQAEKALSEKTAELSGLKRQVSQMVAAIFGPRSANLNQSVVTKLKAVYTLVEQLYTGSQRALAVVALSNEVPTHLAEVLRRLAVLPQRIQELRRASARAGAIATLSRAKAFLPEGLGRVVIGPYSHSGAGVGAWARALVAASGRKGRGHGEAAGTG, via the exons atgctggccaagtgctccgctaagggggagttgctgcagccccaccgggtgaacctggacctctccgactacaccaacctgagcattggagagctcgtctctggctacatcagccaagtgcacaagagccgggacgcagaggttgccatggtgaaccagatccagcagaaatctgag gctgctggcaagaagcttgaggctgaccttgctgatgtcaagagccggctgaagatgcaagagatggagacccggaagacaaacgccaagttcgtgtccagcatcgccgcgcaagagaagctgaagatggagttcgacgctgagcggaaggcgtgggccgaagaaaaggccgcattggtgaaccgggctgaacaggcggagaaggctctctccgagaagaccgccgagctctccggcctaaagcgccaagtgtcccagatggtggccgcaatcttcg gccccagaagtgccaacctcaaccagagcgtggtaaccaagctgaaggccgtgtataccctggtggagcagctctacaccgggtcacagcgtgccttagctgtggtggccctatccaacgaggtgccgactcacctggcagaagtccttcgccggctcgctgtactacctcaacggatccaagagctgcgacgggcctctgcaagagccggagcgatcgccacgctgagccgggccaaggcattcctgccgga AGGGCTGGGCCGAGTTGTCATTGGTCCGTATAGCCATAGCGGGGCGGGTGTGGGCGCGTGGGCGCGGGCGCTCGTCGCGGCCAGCGGGCGCAAGGGCCGCGGCCACGGCGAGGCTGCCGGCACGGGTTAG